The stretch of DNA AAGCTTGTACGGAACGGGTATAATTCCTTCTCCAGCAACTGCATGGAAGGGTATCGTTTATTCTGACTCTCCGTTATGACAAAGGCCAACTGAGGAGCCTGCTCCAAGAGCTTTTGGCTGAGCCTTTCCAGAAATTCTTTCATCCAATCATTCCTCCTCTACCTGACGGAAAAGAGTGCATCCGCTTGTTTGATGACCAACGAATAGCCCTCTTGTTCAATCCGTTCCCTTACCCTCTCATCATAAACGGGGATCAGCAAATCTTCAATGGGATCGTCCATCTCCAAACCGCAATTGATTTCCGCCAATTGTCTGGATAAATGAAGCATGTCCAAGTCCGTTTCAATCTTTTTGCGCATGGCCGGGGTCAATTCGTGGAGGGCTTGCAGGACGCCTTCCACCGATTCGTATTCCTTGATCAGCTTCAGCGCCGTTTTCGGCCCGATCCCTCTCACGCCAGGGTACCCGTCGCTTGCATCACCGGTGAACGCTTTTTTATCAATGAACTGTTTCGGCCGGATGCCGTACTCTTCTTCAAACCGTTGATCCGTGAATAGATCATAGACATTATATCCCTTTGTCGTGAAGGCGATCCGCACATTCGGGCGCAATAACTGAAGAAGGTCTTTATCGCCTGACACGATGGTGATGTCCGCCTGGCCGCTCCAATTTTCGACGAAAGAACCGATCAGATCATCCGCTTCCATTTGCGGGACGCCATAGCTTTTCCAGCCGATGAGTTCGGTGAAATTCCGGGCCATGTCAAATTGCGGAAGAAGTTCAGGAGCCGGGGCCGGGCGATTCGCTTTGTAGCCGTCAAATAGATCATTGCGGAACGTATGAGCTCCCATATCCCAACAAACGGCCAGATGGGTCGGTTTGAATATCGACATGGCCGTCATCGTATGCCGGGCAAATCCTTGGATGCCATTCGTCGGAACACCCGCCGCATTCGGAAAGAATTGTCCCATCGGCGCAGTCGCAAAAAAAGAACGGAATAGAAGTGCCATTCCGTCGACTAGTAAAATATGCGGTTTTTCCGTAGTTGTCATTTTGCACTCCCCCACACTCTATCTCTCTTTTACATTCTACCGCTTTTTAGAGTACGGGTGGAGGAATGTGCCTATGCTTTGTTTGATTTGCGTTCAGCTGGGGGGCCATGACATCGGTTGCTTGCGCCATGACCGCGGTTGCTTGCGCTCGAGCTTGAGTTCCTTGCACTTGCGAGGGCTTTGCTTGCACCAGACAGATTGCTTGCATTCGAACGCGGGTTGCTTGCACCCCGACCGCGGTTGCTTGCGCTCGAGCTTGAGTTCCTTGCACTTGCGAGGGCTTTGCTTGCACCAGACAGATTGCTTGCATTCGAACGCGGGTTGCTTGCACCCCGACTTCGGTTGCTTGCACTCGAGCGTAAGTTCCTTGCACTCGCGAGGGCTTTGCTTGCGCAAGGCAGATTGCTTGCATTCAAACGCGGGTTGCTTGCACCCCGACCGCGGTTGCTTGCGCTCGAGCGTAAGTTCCTTGCACTCGCGAGGGCTTTGCTTGCGCAAGGGAGATTGCTTGCACTCAAACGCGGGTTGCTTGCGCCATGACCGCGGATGCTTGCGCTCGAGCTTGAGTTCCTTGCACTTGCGAGGGCTTTGCTTGCACCAGACAGATTGCTTGCATTCGAACGCGGGTTGCTTGCACCCCGACTTCGGTTGCTTGCACTCGAGCGTAAGTTCCTTGCACTCGCGAGGGCTTTGCTTGCGCAAGGCAGATTGCTTGCACTCAAACGCGCTTGCGCCATGACCGCGGTTGCTTGCGCTCGAGCGTGAGTTCCTTGCACTCGCGAGGGCTTTGCTTGCACCCGCCGGTTGGTCATGCTTTAGTTCAGGCTACCTCTAGCACTCTTAGGAGGTTTCATTCCCCCCTCATCTCAGTTTCAAGTTCACATCGCCAGTAATATAAGAAGGGTATCCTTGAATTTTAAAAGTGATCGGGTCCGCAAATGGCTTATTTGGCAGTCCCATCCGTTTCGGCATGCCAGCCTCCGCTCCGCCCGACCACCATTCCAATCTAAATTCCTTCCCGTCCGCATCTGTGAATTCAATGCTGAGCGGCGTATGAATGAAACCTTTCTCGCCGCGGAAATCGAATTGCATCGTCCCGTTTCCGACACGAAGATTGCTGAAGCGCGCGTCTTTCGGCTGCTGCAGAATTTTTTGACGCTCAGTATCGATCACCACGGTCGTCTCCTCTTTCTTCATGGCCATCAACTTCCCAAACTGAAGATATAACTGATCTGCTTCTTCAAAATAATTGCTTTGCAAATAAAAAGTATGGCGATTCGGTTCTTCTTCCGTTCCACTGCCCGTCACCCCGTTTTGAATGGAACTCCAGACACGGCCCTTCCCGTCCACAATGCGCAAATCCTCGAAACCGAAAATCTCCATCGTGTTCGCCGGGTCGAACTCCACTTCAATCGCGGTTCGTACGGGGCTGATGACCACATTCCCGATGGTGATCGACTGACCTTCCACCATGACCGTTTCATTCACTGCAAATTTTATGTCCTCTACGTCCGACTCGATCGTGAACGGCAGCTTAAGACTAAGCTCCTTTCCATAGCCGTCCATCACTTTTATTTGCAGAACGACGTCTTTTGTAGGTAGCGGGCTTTGGAATGAGATTTCAAGGGCATTCGTAGATACATTTTTCTCATATTGATCATCGTAGTTATGCGACATGCTTCCCCAGTCCAAGTCTTCCCCATTCGCCCCGGTCAGTTCAAATTTCTCAATGAACCCCCGCGCCCCTTCCAGTTCCAATGTATAAAAGACGACCAGATTCGTTTGGTCGGCAATGATGCCTTCCACAGTTGCCCGGACCCCCGCCACTTCATCCGTGACACCGACAGCTTGGTAATGCTCATGGCGGATGGCGGATTGCAGCCCTTCATTATCCGCGATGAGAGCGACAATTTTGTCCATGCCGGGCAGAGCGGCCACTGCATTCGCGAAAGCCGGGGATACTCGGATGGATGTCACAAATGCGACAACCAAAACAGCTGCAATGATTGCTGACCAGAACCCCTTTTTGCCAGTCAGTCGTTTTTTGCGCTTCTTCTGTTTCGCCCGTTCCAACCCGGACCGGATTGCCGCCTGCAAACGATCCTCCGGGATACGCTGTTCCATGATTTCCTCTTTCCATTTCTCCAATCGGTCTTCTTCAACGGACATGACGCCTCTCCCCTTTCCCATCCATAAATGAACGCAACTGTCTGAGCGCTTTGTACAACCTTGTTTTGACTGTACCTTCCGGCGTAGAAGACATTTCTGCAATATCTTTGATTTTGATATCGTGTATGTATTTCAAGTGGACGAGTTCCCGTTCTTCTTCCGTCAACTGCGCAAGTGCCTCCTCCACTTCCAAATACGTGTAATCTTCACTGATTCCGGTTTGCAAATGGGCATTGACGTCTGTCACGATACGCTTCCGCAGCTTCACCGTATCATTGCAGTAATTGAGCATGATGCGGATCAGCCATGTCTTGATGTATTGAGGTTTTTGCACTGTCCCGATCTTTTCAAAAGCTCGATACGTCACCTCTTGGACTGCCTCCAATGCCTCTTCTTCATTTTTCAGATAGGCAAGCGCCGTCCGGTATAAGGCTTCCTTATGCAAATATAGCAGTGATAAGAAAGCCTCTTCATCCCCCGAAATCGCTTTTTCCGCTAGTTTCACTTCCATTTCCTCCACCTTCTTTCCACCCCTATATATTAGACCGGGAGATGCCAAAAAAGTTTTTTCTTTTTTAATGAATGTCAAAATTCCGAGGAGCCCGCCCGTTTCCCTCACCCCTTACATATGATAAAAGGAATTGCTTAAGAAGGATGTGAAGGAATGGTCAACATGCAGCCGGATAATTTTGGCGAAGAGATGTGGTATCCGCAGTTACCGGAAGGATACCTTAGGGGCAGCTCCGTTCCGGGAGGAGATTCGTATGATGATTGGTATCCGGGGCAAGCGGCTGAGTTTTATCCCGGCCAAAGTATGTCAGGGTATCCATCAGGTGGTCCGTTCACTGCGCAAAGAAGTCCGGGACTTTCACCGGGCCACGGCGGGTTCCCTGGTTTTCCACCAAGTGGAGGAGGCTTTCCAGGTCAAGGCATGCCCGGGTTTCCTCCGAGCGGTGGAGGCTTTCCCGGACAGGGCGTTCCGGGATTCCCACCGGGGACCGGGTTCCCGCCAGGCGCCGGATTCCCTGGGCAAGGGGGACCTCCGGGTGGCGGATTCCCTGGGCAAGGAGGACCTCCGGGTGGCGGACTAGGTCAGCAGGCACCTACAACGGCCCCACCGAACTATACGCCGGCTTACCCGGAAACCCAACTATTTGCGGTTGATCCGGGCGGCATCAGGCGCTGTCTCTACCGCTTCACCTTTGTCTGGCTTTCGAGAAGGCAAGGTTTCTGGTTCTTCCCGGTATTCGTCGGCCGGAATTCGGTGGCAGGCTATCGTTGGCGCAACCGGCAAAGACGGTGGGAATATTTCGGGATTGACTTGAACCGCATCGATGCGTTCACTTGCTAGCCGTTTCTGAAGAGTAAACAAGGATAACTCCCCCTTCACATCGAATCTATCGGGTATGGAGATCGATTATTGATGGGGGGCTTTTTTGTGAAAGTGGATGAATTAATCAATCAATGGCGGACCGAGCCGTCTTTACCTATTTCATTGAAAAAGGAATTGGACCGGATCGCAGGTGACCCGGTGGAGATGGAAGAACGGTTCTATCGGTTTCTCTCCTTCGGGACGGGCGGTATGCGGGGCTTGCTCGGGGCTGGGACGAATCGCATCAATATTTATACGATCCGGCATGTGGCGGAAGGTCTTGCGCTATTCATCCGGCAGCAAGGCAAAGAGGCGATGGATCGGGGAGTGGTGATCGCCTATGATACGAGGCGTTTTTCCAAAACCTTTGCATTGGAAACAGCAAAAACGATAGGGAAGTATGGGATACGCGTGTTGGTATTCAGGGAAAGCCGGCCGACCCCTGAATTGTCGTTTGCCATCCGGCATTTCGGTACAGCTGCGGGGGTTGTAATCACCGCCAGCCATAATCCCGCTGCCTATAATGGCATTAAAGTGTACGGCAGCGACGGGGGGCAGCTTCCTCCCGAATCGGCAGATCATATTGTCTCGCATATGCAAAAAGTGAAGAGTCTCTTTTCCATCCAAGTCGGCGATGAAAACGCACTGCTGCAAAGCGGAATTCTTCGGTTCGTGCTGGAGGAAGTGGACGCTGCTTACCAGCAAGCCCTTTTATCACTGAGGGAAAATGAACCGACCGAAGACCAACCATCCATCGTCTACACGCCGCTGCACGGCTCCGGCCTTATGCCTGTCCTGGTAGGGTTGCGGAATTTCGGTTTCACGCAAGTGTCCGTCGTCTCGGAACAGGAACTGCCCGATCCCGATTTCCCGACGGTTGCCTATCCGAATCCCGAGGAGCGGGACGCATTCAAGCTCGCCATCCAACTGGGGCGCGAACAAAAATCGGAATTGCTTTTGGCGACGGATCCTGATGCCGATCGCCTCGGTGTGGCCGTCCGCGACGGAGAGGGGGACTATCAATTGCTCAGCGGCAACCAGCTTGGCGCCCTCCTTCTCCATTACATCTTGTCCCAAAAGGAAAGCAAAGGGACGCTTCCCCGAGATGGCGTTGTCCTGAAAACGATTGTCACATCCGAATTGGGCCGGGCCATTGCAGAGAAATTCGGCGTGGAAACGGTCGATACATTGACGGGATTCAAATTCATCTCGGAAAAGATTGAAGAGTACCGGAGCAGCGGAACACGGACATTTCTGTTCGGCTATGAAGAAAGCTACGGCTATCTGATCGGGGATTTCGTCCGGGATAAAGATGCGGTGCAAGCCGCTCTTCTGGCAGCGGAAATGGCGGCCTACCTGAAAGCGTCAGGCAAGTCCATGATTGACGCCCTCTCGGAGCTGTACGAAGAATTCGGCCATTATATGGAGTCCTTGCATTCCATTACGCTTACAGGGAAAGAGGGACAGGAAAAGATCCAGCGTATCATGGAAGCATTTCGGACGGAGCCCCATCGCTTTCTGCGGAACTCAACCGTCCGCTGCATCGAAGATTACAAACTCCGTTCCCGGCGATCGGCGGACGGTCCAGTCGAAACTCTAGAGCTCCCCGAAGCGGATGTCATCAAACTGATTTGCGAGGACGGCTCCTGGGTTTGTGTCAGGCCTTCCGGTACGGAGCCGAAATGCAAATTCTATTTCGGGGTCAATAAACCAACAGCCGAAGAGGCGAAATCCACATTGCTTCTCTTGGAGACCGATGTCATGCACAATGTGAACTCCGCGTTTTCCTGACATCGCCCTTATTCATCGGATAGGCTGGAATGCCACTTCCATGCAGTCCTGATCATATCGGGTAAGTTGTATGTCGGCTGCCAGCCTAGCCTCTCTTTGATCTTTTCATTCGAAGCGACTAAATAGGCGGGGTCTCCCTGCCTTCTCTCTTCAAACTTGACGTCGGCTTTTCTGCCAGTGATCGCCTCGCAAACCTCGATGACTTCCCCGACGGAAAAACCCGCCCCATTCCCGACATTGAAAACTTGTGCCGCCACTGCACCTCCCAGCAAGGCGGACGCCAATTTACTCCCCATCCGGTCACTTTTCATGATCCGCTTATATGTCTCAATGAGCCGGATATTCGTATCAATCTCACTCATGGATGGATTATTCCCGGTTGAAGAATTGACTAGCAATTCCGTCTGGGCTGTATATTTGGGAGGCAGGAAATAACTGATCAGTCCTCCGCATATTAACGAGAGGATGCCGATCGCTATGATCCGATTGAGCTTTTTCCGTATGGCTTGCGCCAAATCCCTCAAATCCAATTCCCGGTTCATCCTACACCTGTCGCAGTTTCAGACGGTGTGCCTTTCATGTTCAGAAAGCCCCTTTCCCTTTTAAAACATATAGAATCGTCGCGAAGATGATCCGGATATCGAGCCACAAGGAACAGTTCTCCACATAGTACCGGTCCAGTTTGATCTTTTGACCGTGATTGATTTCCGATCGTCCATTCACTTGCGCGTACCCGGTCAATCCCGGTTTCACGAGCAGCCGTTTTGCCTGGCTTTCATCGTAAAACTCCGTAATCTGCGGAATTTCCGGGCGGGGTCCGACCAAACTCATCGTACCGTGGAGCACATTGAACAATTGCGGCAACTCATCCAGGCTATACTTCCGTAATATCTTGCCGATCGGAGTGACGGCTGAATCCGTACCCCCTTTGAATTGGAAATCGTCCGGCACCCCCTCTTCCCAATCATATGCGTGCCGCTCTTCATTATGTACAGAAACTTTCATGGTCCGATATTTCAGGATCCGAAATCGACTGTTATGAATCCCGGTTCTCGTCTGAACGAAAAAGACGGGCCTTCCTGAACATAGGACTATCAAAATCGGCAATAAAATAAATAAAGGCAATAAAATAAATAAAGGCAAAAAGCAAAATATCAAAAGAAGACTGCCGATGATGTCCAACGCCCTTTTCATTCCACCGTGCTTACATGGCTTGTGCATCTTCCAATCAAACCCGCCCTGCTGTCTCGCCTCCACCGCCATCCCCTTTTTCCGGTTGTCCTATCATTGACCCATGTCGGGATAGATCCTTGTCTGACAAGCTGGCGAAATCCCCGCCCGACCATGATTTATACTATGGCATGTATAGTGATTTTAGAACTTTCAAATATGCCAAAAGGCACCAGCCAAAGCCGGTGCCTTTTGGTCAATAGTATTCACCTGTCTGTGCGAATCGTTTGATACGATCGCCAATTTCATCACGTACCTGTTGAAAAACCCGCCACTTCTCCACTTCGTTCCCTTCCGCTTTGGCCGGATCATCGAATCCCCAATGAACCCGCCTTACATGGGAAGGGGTGACGGGACATTTATCTGCCGCATCACCGCAAAGGGTGACGACCAGATCCGCATTGTACAGTATATCGGGATCGATAATATCCGAGGTTTGATTCGTAATATCGATTTCGACTTCGCGCATTGCTTCGATTGCTTTCGGATTCACCCCATGAGCTTCAATGCCGGCGCTGAAAATGTCCCACTCATTACCTAAGTAATGCTTCCCCCAACCTTCCGCCATTTGACTGCGGCAGGAGTTGCCCGTGCATAGGAAATACAATGTCTTTTTCCGCATTTTTTCTTATCCTCCGATTCGTAACCAGATATACAACCCGGTCAATGTGATGAACAATGTAGGAACCGTTAAAATGATGCCTGTTTTAAAATAAGTGCCCCACCCGATCTTTACGCCCTTTTGTGACAAGACATGCAGCCAGATCAATGTGGCTAACGAACCGATCGGTGTAATTTTCGGTCCTAAATCGGAACCGATCACATTCGCGTAAATCAAAGCCTCTCGCATCGTGCCGGAGGTAGCCGTCTCCGCAATCGCCAGTGCATCGATCATGACAGTCGGCATATTGTTCATGATGGAAGAAAGGAAAGCGGCGATGAATCCCATTGAAATCGTTGCAATGAACAGTCCCTGTTCCGATGCCATTTGGATGACATCCGCCAACACACTCGTCAAGCCGGCATTCCGCAATCCATACACGACGACATACATCCCGATGGAGAAAAAGACGATTGACCAGGGAGCCCCTTTGACGACTTTTGCAGTTTGAACGGCAGGACTCCTTCTTGCCATTGCCAAGAAAAAGAGCGCAACGGCACCTGCGATGAAGGAAACCGGAACTCCGATGAATTCACTGGAAAAATAGCCGATGAGCAATATGCCCAACACAAACCAGGACAAGCGGAACATCCGCAGGTCCCGGATTGCCTCTTTCGGCTGCTTCAATGCAGATACATCGTAATTTGCCGGGATGTCCTTTCGGAAAAAGAGATAGAGCACGAGGAGACTCGCAGCGAGCGCAAAGAAGTTCGGGACGATCATCCGGGAAGCGTATTCCACAAACCCGATATTGAAAAAGTCCGCTGAGACGATATTGACCAGATTGCTGACGACAAGCGGCAACGAAGTCGTATCGGCGATGAACCCACTCGCCATAATATATGGAAATATCATTCTGTCTTTAAAGTTCAAGTTCCGGACCATCGCCAATACGATCGGCGTCAAAATCAACGCCGCCCCGTCGTTCGCAAACAAAGCGGCGACGACGGCACCAAGAATCGTGACGTAGACAAACATCCGCACGCCGCTGCCATTCGCGAACCGTGCCATATGTAAAGCCGACCATTCAAAAAAACCGATCTCATCTAAAATGAGCGAAATGATGATGATTGCAATAAAGGCCAATGTCGCATTCCATACAATCCCCGTGACGTCCACCACATCCTGGAAATCCACCACACCAAGCAGCAACGCAATCGCCGCCCCAATACAAGCAGACCAGCCGATCGATAACTGACGAGGCTGCCAAATGACAAAAACTAAAGTTACCAAAAAAAGTATAGGTGCCACTACAACTACATTCAACCCAATGTCTCCCCTTCACTCACAACTAATACGTAAATCTTTTGTCTTCAAATCATGGACGGACGCCTCCTGGCTTGGAAGCTGATCCAGGATTCGCTGGATAAAGGGATACTCCGCATGCTCGCGATTTATGGAATAGAAGATCCACTGACCGCGGCGCGCTTCCGTCACCAATCCCATCTCCCGCAATTTCCGTACATGCTGACTGATCGCCGGCTGGCTCATCTCGAAAATCGCGACAAACTCACAAACACAACAGTCATGGGACTGCAACAATTTCATCATCGTCAACCGAGTTGGATCCCCGAGCAATTTTAGCAGTCGGGAAGCACTTTGAATGTCAATCAACTTCACCACGACCTTTCTTTTGATAGTATATAAGCATATGCTTATATATACAATTGGAATTATGAAGGGTAGGGGTATTTTCTCAGTGGATATTGCGAGGCATGAGAGTTTTGGCCGGTCCCAGGGTAGATTCCGCCGGCGCCATGACAGATTCCACCTCACTAAAACAAAAAACTCCCGCAACAGCAGGAGCCCACTTTCATTCCATTATCGGCATGGGGTGACAGTCACCAAGACAACTTCAGTGCAATTCAGAATAGTTCTTGAATTGCAAAGGTGACTGTCACCTTTGCAACTGCAATCTTTGCAACTGGCACGCCGACTCTATGCATGATGCCCCCACCAATAGGTGATCGTATCCAACACTCCTATAATAATAAGCAGAATTCCCGCAACCCTTTGCACCATTCTCCCCGCCCGAATGCTGAACCTCATGACGAGCCGCTTTGCATCAAAAAACCATATGAACAAGAGGAGTAGCAGGAGCGGCAGCGAAGTGGCCAAGCCGAAGACCGCCGGAAGAAACAGTCCATAAGAAGTTGTCGTGACAAGCGGCATGAGCCAGACAAAAAACAGGACAAACATCGTCGGGCAAAACGCAATGGCAAAACTGGCGCCTAACAGAAATGAACCGAGTCTTCCCTCTCTCAGACGCATGGGGATATGCGACGTTAGTTTGCCGAGAAAACGTAATTTAAGAACCCCCAGCAACACCAAACCCGTCGCAATAATTAGCGGGCCGATGACTTTACGGAACACTGGAAAATAGGACGTAATCGTCTCCTCAAACGACTGTCCGAAAAGCCAGGCCAACACGCCGATCGCACTAAAAACAACGACCTTTCCGATAATAAAGGCAACGATCTCTCCGCCATTCTCTTTCATTTGAATCGACCGGCTGCCATACAACGTAATCGCCCCCATATTACCGGTCAACTGGCAAGGGGCCAGCGCCCCAAGCAACCCGAGCAGCAATGCCATGACAAGCGGGTAGTGATCATATGTATTGATCATGGCGGTGACCGGTTCCGAAATCATTTGACTCATGCTCGACAGCCAAGCATCCATATTAAAGCACCATCTCTTTCATTTAAGGTAATCTCGCCTTCTTGAAACTACTGCGTCCCCTCTCCTTTTGTCATCAAGTGTAATTGCCCGGCCAAGCCTACAACCCCTTCTCCCTACAATGAACCCTATCAACGTCGAAGCCCGATAATGCAAATGAAATACAGCCCACCTCCGCGGAAGGTATGCGTACCTTTTATATTATGCTGCCCTCTAGAATGGCATGTTGTAATTTATTGCCGAAAATGGAAACCACCCTTCCTTTCCAACAGTGCTCCGACAAAAAGTGCAGTAAATAATCCGCCATCCCATTTTTTGTTGGAATACCATGTGCTCATATGCCAAGCTTCCATCTTCCTGTTTAAAATAAACCCCATTGCCACACCCACCAGCCCGGCCCGCATATTTGGTTTATTCCAATAGTTGCTTCTATGGATATACAAAATAAGCCAATCATTTCTCTTCTTTAGTTTTCATTGTCTGAAGCGAAGGGTAAACTCACACCATCAGCTGCTATAAAAGGAAATTGCGGACGTTCACGTATGATTCGGGATATATAGAGAAAAATATATTGCGTTGCCTAAAAGTTTTATTTATAGTATTTTTATAAGCGAAGACTTCGTTTATTATGCGTTAAATGAATTTACATAATGAAAAGGGGGGATCTCTCATGGTTTCTGTGAAACAGAGAAATCTGATTATACTTTTACTTTTTTTTGGCTGGGCGATTGGGAACTTTGACCGTTACTTTATCAATTACGCCGTTCTGTCCATCACGGAAGATTTACAATTGAGCCCTACGAGTACCGGGCTTATTTTGAGTAGTTTTTTTGCAGGGTATGCGTTGATGCAAATCCCAGGAGGTTGGTTAGCGGATAAATTCGGTTCTAGAAGGGTTCTTATGGTTTCCGTTCTGATGTGGTCGATCTTTACTGCAATGACCGGTGCGGTTTGGTCATTGACTTCGATGATTATGATCCGTTTTCTGTTCGGAATCGGGGAAGGGGGATTCCAGCCTTCCAGTTCAAAGCTGATCTCGCAAGCGTTTCCATTGGATAAAAGAGCTTGGGCCATGTCCATTATGCTGTCATCCGGCGGGATTGTAGCGCTGATCGTACCACTTCTTTCCGCCCATATGCTGACAACAATCGGCTGGCGTGTATCCTTCTTCATCCTGGGGGCTATCGGGATTCTCATTACAGCTCTCTACTGGGCATTTATCAAACTGCCTGCAGATAGTGAAGATGTAGTGACAACAAAACCAGCAGGTGAGAAACAGCAAGGGATCTTTATCCAATTGATGAAAACACCGCTGATGTTGAATTTGTTTATCGCCTATTATAGTATTTACGCAATTAACTGGGGCTTGGCGACATGGTTGCCGACTTATCTAGTCAATGAGAGAGGGCTTGATCTCATTTCACTTGGATGGGCGCAAACAATTCCGGGCTTTGCGATGGTTGCTGCGATGTACTTATCAGGGTATGTGATTGACAAACTTCCGCTCGGTAAGGAAAAGATCGTAGGGGCAGTCGCTTGTGTTGTGGTCAGTGTCTTGTTATACCTGATGTACAATGCACCAAGTGTAACGATTTTCGTCACATATCAAACAATCGTGATCTTTTTCATTTCATTTGTCATGCTCCTTTTACCTGCCATCATTTTGAAAAGGCTTCCATCCGCAGTTACAGGGACAAGCATGGGGATTGCCAATACAGGCGGTCAGTTAGCTGGCTTCATCACACCGCTGGCAATCGGTTTTATTGTTCAGACGTTCAATGGATCGTATAATGCCGCATTTGGGATGCTCATCGTTTTTGCAGTCATCTGCACGATTTCACTGTTGACATTGAATTACCGCAAAG from Bacillus sp. OxB-1 encodes:
- a CDS encoding urease accessory protein UreH domain-containing protein encodes the protein MDAWLSSMSQMISEPVTAMINTYDHYPLVMALLLGLLGALAPCQLTGNMGAITLYGSRSIQMKENGGEIVAFIIGKVVVFSAIGVLAWLFGQSFEETITSYFPVFRKVIGPLIIATGLVLLGVLKLRFLGKLTSHIPMRLREGRLGSFLLGASFAIAFCPTMFVLFFVWLMPLVTTTSYGLFLPAVFGLATSLPLLLLLLFIWFFDAKRLVMRFSIRAGRMVQRVAGILLIIIGVLDTITYWWGHHA
- a CDS encoding MFS transporter; translation: MVSVKQRNLIILLLFFGWAIGNFDRYFINYAVLSITEDLQLSPTSTGLILSSFFAGYALMQIPGGWLADKFGSRRVLMVSVLMWSIFTAMTGAVWSLTSMIMIRFLFGIGEGGFQPSSSKLISQAFPLDKRAWAMSIMLSSGGIVALIVPLLSAHMLTTIGWRVSFFILGAIGILITALYWAFIKLPADSEDVVTTKPAGEKQQGIFIQLMKTPLMLNLFIAYYSIYAINWGLATWLPTYLVNERGLDLISLGWAQTIPGFAMVAAMYLSGYVIDKLPLGKEKIVGAVACVVVSVLLYLMYNAPSVTIFVTYQTIVIFFISFVMLLLPAIILKRLPSAVTGTSMGIANTGGQLAGFITPLAIGFIVQTFNGSYNAAFGMLIVFAVICTISLLTLNYRKGALLQTQG